AACTTTACCTCACAGATGCATAACTGAACCCACTGTTTTTCCATGTCATGTAGCCTTGTACTTCTTTGCTGGACATTTATCAACACTGAGTAAGTTCCACAGGTTAAGGTATAGAGTCATCACTGCAGTGTGTTGTAGTGGCTCACCAACCAACCAGTTTCTCCTTCAGAATACAGCATTCCTCAAAGATTCTTGTTTTGTCCAATGTAGCTTGTTTTGCAGatggtttggtgtttttgtgggcttttttttttttttttttttacattccaACCCATGCATGATCTAACAAAAAATTCTACTTGGTTCATCTGCTTGTAGGAATGATGCATATGGATTTTATTTGAGCTTTATAAATTACAGATAATTATCCTAGATGATTCTTTGGGATTTATTTGCCTATGCATTTTTCCTATTAGCAGAACCAGAAACACCTTGAAGATATTGCTTTTAAAGACACAGGCACAAATGCTGAAGGCACTTTCCCCAAAAaacttttaagatttttaattaCTAATCACACACAGGGCAAACTTTCTGATGCCTGTGCAACATCCTGCTCCCGTATCAGAGCCCACAGCAGATATAACTGAACTCTGGTTACTGGATAGCATTGTAGACTTGTTTGGTAAGTTAAATTAACCCTTTTTCTAAAGGCACAGGATATAATTTTCATACGACACTTAGGCAGGGAATTCCCACTTCAGGAATCTTTAAAAAGCCTGTTTTGCAGCAGACCACTGGATtcattcttcttcttttttcaagaaaaaaataaattacagtttaAAGCCTTTTTCATTATATCTATGAATGGTCACACAGCCATGATACGATACTGGCCTGGGCATGGCTGCCACTCCTGTGATAATGCCCGTTGCAGGGTCATAACAAAGAATAGTGTCTGTGGCTTCACCGTTCTCCCGTCTTCCACCAAGGATATAGATTTTCCCATTACACACAGACATGCCACAGTTCTCCTGTTGCAAGAAAGCACAAGAGAATACACGGTTATTTAAAGAGCAAGACGTGATTAATGTGTGTCTGCCCCAGTGCAGGAGGGCAGCACTGTGACTGCCTTTTGTAAACAGCCTGGCCCATAATGTTCCCTCCTGAAAGGGcagtgcagaaagcagaaaattagggaaagcagcagcacaagcctACAGAAAAGACTATTTCAGGTCTAAGCCTTTACTATGTGTAGCTCAGACAAAGGGAACAATGGAATGCAACTGAACACCGTACTTACCATTGAAAGATCTGAGATAAGGAAAGGAGGAGACAACAGAGGATTTCAGAggagggaccacagtgggtACTATTATTGCAAAGAATGGGAACAAGGAGAAGCACCTTAGAGTAGTAACAGATAATGAAGAGGGATGTAaatggggagaggaaaaaaggcatGACTAAAAAGAGTGCACAAGGAAAGAGTGCTATGTCTTACTTGAAACAGAGAGagggttttatttcttcctcaacagcagaaatggaaaaaatactcAGTTAAATAGAGAACACAGACTAAAACAGAAGAACAGAGggaaggctgggaaaaaaagaacaaatttctCTTAAGGTAGTACTAAAGAGTATGTGATTGGTGTTTTTAACACATGGGGAAATGTAACTGCAGCACACATACTTTACGGCTGAGGGGACAATTCAAATCCTGCTTGGTGTCCCATGTGTGGAAATGACAGAGCTCTCACTGCTGAAGTCAGACACCTTCTATGCTATACAGTGGGGCTTTTCCACACTGTAAAAACAGCCTTCAGTAGTTTCTGTCACACTGAAAGGCTTTAATCAATTAAAGGGAATTGATCCCTTCAGTCTGAATGACAACATGCAACAGAAGGTAATTTCTATACGATGAAATCATCGTCCATTATACTGTTCTTCAACAGTAACAGCTCTCGAGCAAAGCCTGGACTGCCTAACAGTGGCACCCAGCTGAAAACTACTGCTTTAGAAACTTCCTCTTCTATGAGGTTTTGAGTTACACAGATGAAGAGGTAAAGCAAGAATGGAATCAGAGACACAATTTTATCAGGGTTAAGCAAATGTATACTTATTCAATGCTAAGACACAATGTCAAAAAGTACCTTTCAGCTATCCATGAGCTTTTGATTGGTAATTACCTGTCTGCTGAATGTGTTCTGTACATGCATCCAGTAGTCCTCAATGGGGTCATAGCAGTAAATAGCTTTGGTGAGCCCACCAGCAACGTAGATCAGGTTGTTGAGGGACACGGCCGTGATGCACCTCTTGGCAATGGGGATGGTGGCACGGAGCAACCAGGAGTTAGTATCAGGATCGTACGACTGCACCTGGACACAAGGACAGGCCTTTCAGATTGAAAGCACAACTGAAGGAACAGCCTGGCATGTCCACACAGGTTACACAAGGACAGACAAAGCAGCAGTGCCTCCCCAGAAAAATGGGGCCAACGTAAATGCAGATCCACATATCAATAATTTATACATATGCACAATATTTGACACTTTTCTGAACACTCCCATTTAAGAACTCACAGAACTTGTGAGGCCAATGACATAAGCAATGTATGCACGAGAAAGACCACAGTAACAGTGTATCACTCAATTAACATTTTCTACTCtgtatttttttgcattagAGTAACTCCACCCTCCATCCCGCAAAAAACACTTCAAGCAGATCTCCTGAAGGAGCTGGCTTTAAACCAGCAATCCAGTTTGCTGTGCACAGAAGAGCTAACTGACCTTGTCAGAACAGGTGTTGTCATCAGGGCCACCCCCGATGACGAAGAGCTTGCCCACGCAGCTGGTGACAGCTGGGGAGCTCACAGCCTCCTTCAGGGGCGCCACCTCGGTCCAGCGGTTGGAGAAGGAGTCGTAGCACTCCACACTGCTCAGCCGGTTCTGCCCGTCGTATCCTCCCACCACGTACACCTGCACACGGTGGGAAAAACTGCCGTCACTTCGTGTTTACTGCAGGTATCACATCTCAATACCACATTAAATTAATTGAAAGCTGATTTGCTACGTTTGTCAAGGGATACATTCctcacattttttatttatacaaaGGAGTGGAAGAATATGGTCTAAAAATAACAGGTAAAGACTCCCTGGAGAGTTCCATTCAGTCACATGTGGAATGACACTGCAAACACATGCCAAAGCATAGTATTATTAATACTGCAGTAGAAACTTCTTATTTGAATAGCATTTGTTAGAAAAGGCattcttctgtatttctctttttttaggTAACATtcaacaacaacagcagcaaacgTCCACCTGAGTTTACCTTTGCATTTTtggcattttgctttttccctaCTTGCTTACTGaagtttttcctcctctcagtTTGTAAACCTACTTTCTTGTCTCTTCTTTCATCTTTAGGAAGCAGAGCTCCTCATTATTTGTGATTACCTTCTTCCCTCTGCTTGCTTAGCTGCACATTTCATCTCTAAGAAGATCTAGTGACTCCACACTGCACATCTTTTCTAACTTTCACTAAGGGAATCCCAACTAGTGACTTTATGTTCAGGCatatttgcctttaaaatacagcaaaccCTTCCATTTCCACACTCCATGTGTTTGCTTAATTTCAgtataaaacattaaataaaactgCTGACATTCAGAGTAGTATCAGTTTCTGTTAATAACTACATAAACTGTTAGACAGCACTTTTGAAGCACAGGCAAATCTAGATGCTTCTTTGCTTCCCAAAAAATTGCTTATTGGAAATAAGCCACTTCAAcgatgaaaaaaataaaaccccaaaaaataaatgagcagTAAGATGATTATCAAGTCCATGGGTAGTGTCTGCCTGATGAAGAGCCTAATTGTTTGAAGTATTTTACTTGAAAATAcgtatttttaaaattatttgatatGAAATACAAAGTAGTACTTATAAGTATTTTCTACACTGTTTTCTTATCTACAGCAAAAATTCCCactataaaaaaattaaaatatacttCTCTTACTTTACCCAGAAGAACAGCCATTTTATGTCTCCATCTGCCTTTATTTAAAGAGGCAACTCTGATCCAAATGTTAAGTTGAGAGTTATAGATCCAGACATCCCGGCTATTGATTCTTCCacctttaaaatgaaacatatgCCAATTTCAATAATTATTGAATGGGTAATGCTACCTATTAACATGCCCCTCTAGAGTGGGCAATGAAACTTTATATCCCCTTTTGGGATGCAATAAGGATCTACCAGTATTTATACATTACATTGAAAAAGTAATTTGCAGTGAATTTCAAAGATGAAATCACACCGTAAgttgttttccctttgctttcttttcctacaATGCTGAGATCACAACAGATTATTTCTTGAAGTTGGAATGCATTTTAATGGCTTTTGCCCAAGGTCTTCAGATTTCCTGTGGTGTCACTACTCAGATAAGACCTTTGAAaccccctgcccatggcacatcgctgccagcccctcctctgcccagtCTGTGAGTATCTTCTTGGTTTCACTTTGTTCAAAtgacacaggcacacacacctgAGGAGACTTTTCTTTGGTTAAACCAACACACAGAGCCTGCTGTCTGAACCATCAGCTGCACTCCAAAATTTTCCCTTGCTGAAGGACTGAatgtgctgctgggaaaagcctgcttgggatttttttgtctgtggTTTTCCCAGCTGTTGCTGCACACAGGCTCCTGCTGTATTTCAAAGCAGCCATTAGCTGGTCTCTTTAAATACAATTGATGTCCTGGAATCAGCTGTAAAAAACTGCAGATTCATGCCAAACAAGAACTCCAGAAAACACTTTTGTTTACAGTAAGAttgtgctggggctggtgttCACAGCAGCAAAGTGACTTTCTGGAAGTTCACAGTACAAAGATCTGCCCCACTACTtacaaagcaaaccaaaacaaacacacccCACAAACAGGacacaacaaaacccaaccaagcAAAGAAAGAACTCTTAAATTTTTTAAGACTCTTCACCTGAAACAAGAATATCATTCCGCAGAGCACACACCGCATACTCAGACTTGGTAAATTCTGGAAGTTTAGCCAGTGACTTCCACTCTCCTGTCACAGGGTCATAGCACTCTGTGTATGGCAAATTAAAGCCTCCAACTCGTTCACAGCCTCCAACAACAACTATCACCTCAGAATAACCAGTCGATCTAAAAAAgtgaacacagaaaattaagaTGTAGGAGATACTTATTTGTAAATGGAGGCCAAACAACACTATCTTCAAAACTctgtgaaaatcagaaaaaatactATTAAGCTTTAACTTTCACAACAATGAATAAAGGAAATAGAAGAAAGTCATTTTGCAAACAGGTTTTCACTGTTTCCAGTTGTCTCATAACACAACAGGTTACCACACTGACAGGAGTCCTGTGTAAGTGGTGGAATGGCACTGCACAATGTTCTATGTAAAAACCATGTAATTAAATAACATAGAAAGCCCTTACTAGATTTTTCCTTTGACGGTACACACAGGCCAGAAACAGAGTTcaagccaggctggggacaatGAGGTGAACcatttgtttcaaaatgaaatcaGTCTTCAATCCCCCTCCTGAGCTTTACAAAATTAATAATAGTTTACAGCACCTAAATATTCCAAGTGTTTAAAAGCAGAAGGAATGCAGTCAccaaaataaggaaaatcaAAAAGACCTTAGAGCCAATGGacagtgaaacagaaaacagcagtgacaggaggAAACATTAAggaatactgaaataaaaattcaagcCTAAAACCAATAGCTAAAACTGAGTGGGAATAAATGAGGCATTAGACAGCCTGAAATGTACCCAAATAGACCTTTAAGTTCTATTCCGTACACTGATTATCCTTCTACTAACCAGATACTTCTGCATTACACATATTCTATATTCACAGCAGTAACAAAACTTACCTAACAAAAATGAATGCACATTTGAGTGTAGAGAATAAACCAAATATCTTTGATGTGCAAATTAAACTGTGACCACCTCTATTCCTCCTCTCAGACTTATAATTTCTTGTCAGCATTTGTCAAACTCCTTTcttttcagaacattttaaaattaaagcacTTTGTACAACATAGTTATTTCAAGGACTGCTGTCAGTGAAGCAAAACTGAATGCAagattgattttatttttaatgagccTTTTTCTTACGTTGTGCTTTGCATGATCCCACTGTGAATAGGTATCTCATAGAACAGAAATTAATGTCATTGCTGAGTACTGCAGTCACCTCtcaaaagtaaagaaaaaaggactTATGACTGGATTTGAGGTAAAAGTTGCATGATCTGTCCCTAAAGTTCCTAACATGAACTTCTGCATATATTCACCTGTAAATCCTCATGAGGTTTTCCCTGTCTTGAAATACCATGAATAGAACTAGTGAGCCCTTCTATCTCCTTGTCACCACACATCAAACTGAAATACTCCACTTATGTTTCTATGCAGAACACTGTGAACAGGCAAAGGCAGTGCTAAATGCTAACATGCTCCAGGATGAGATAAATGAGATGTGCCTGAGGAATGGCACTTACGCACCTGGACCCGTCAGAAGAAACTCTCGTCAGCTGCTCAGCTTTGAAGTCATGATCCTTCCTGGTTTCTATGTATTTACTCTTTactggcttttgcttttttgaggAACAACTCTGAAAAGAATCTCTCAAAGGGTAAGAGAGGGGAAGTTCCTGTGCCAACAAAGCGTTACCCAGGAAAAGAATTTCCATAAAAGCAAGACGCTCATCTCATAATTTGCCTTAGAAACAAGCCCAAAGACAGCAGCTAACTGTGTACTAAGAGGTTTATCTGTACTTTACTTTCTAGATTAGAATTAAGGCCTCCATTCACACACTGAAAAGATGACTGTGACACATTATCaaacttcagtttaaaactaaatgaacaaaaaaactTCTCAGAGAGAGTTCTTTATGAATTGCTATAATGCAACTTTTCAAGGAAATATTCATTTAGCACAGTATTTCAAATCCAAAGAGAACTAAAAAATTTCCTAACATTTTAGTACCTACATGACAATATTCTTTCTTCAGGTAAGAAAAATTTTCTCCATTATAATTTCTTGAACAAGTCTTGCACTGTGCAGGTTTTATGGTTagttccaattttttttttcaaatgacagAAAGCACACTcgtttttaaaaaaagtaaaatgtggTAGGAatacaaaaaaagaacatcCAGGCAAAGGCTAATTCCAGAAAAGAACCAAGTTTATGTTTAAATGAAGGTCAGAAAAAGCTGTGACCTCAACCAGTGGTACAGGAAGCTCTTCTTGAAGCCCTTAGAAGAAACAGTTTGAGCAAAGTAACACAGGTGTAAAAACAGGCTGTAAAGATTCCAGGAGACACTATCCCAACCAAGAACAGGAGCATTAAATAAGAAAGAGGGAGGGGATGACAATAACAGTGTCATACAATTCCATGCATTCCCAAGTACAGGCTTTCCAGGGCTCCTGAGCTCCACACACACCTCTTGATGAGGTGAAAACACCAACCAGCACAGCACGAGCTGGACAGAACAACTTGAGGCAGTTGAAACAGATCACATTCAAAACCATGGTAAGTTCAgaaaacaaatcacaaaaaTTCAAACAAACTACGGAAATTCTGGTAAATcactacttttttctttgtcGCTGTTAAATCAATTTTGGGTAGTAAATGAGGTAGCAGACAAAATGTAAAGTGAAATAGAAACCCATCTCCAAGTGGGAAAAATAAGGGACTACATTAAAGCTTTCCAAAGGCAACTGAAAAGGACACATTAAAATCTGTAAACATCCTGACTTCTGGTTAAAGAACACGCTCATGTATTGTTCCCAGACAGCTTAACAGTAGCTTTGATGAAAGTCTGAAGATAactcagagcacacagcaggaaGAGCCCCTGCAGTTTTGGATATGGAAGTGTGCTACTGCTCACTGCTTGGTCTCAGCTGGGAGATTTGGTGAGCAACACAACCACGAGGGACAGGACAGGCTtacaggagcaggagggacagccTCAAGATGTCACTGTGCCATTGCAAGTCCATAACTGAAAGGCTCTCTCAGAAGGACCTGCATTTGCCAACCATGCCTTAGTGGCAAAGAGAACAGTTATGCCACACTTTGAACTTTTATTTACTACAAGTAACTCTTCACTggcttcaaaaagaaaacacaaatcaaCTTGTAAATTACAATGTAGTCTGTTCTTTGAAAATACAAGTAGAACCCATTTCACCCACAGGTGCATCCATATTAATACAACCAATCACAATTTATTTCCCAAAGTTTCAGTAAAAGCACTGGTGTGGGAATTGTTTATCCTGTAGCCTCCTTTTAGCAACAGTTTATATTAGGAGGCAGgcaagaaaaaaggcaaagagcTCTCTATtgctttcccttccccaaaGCTCCCCAAAATGCCCAGAAAAGGTGTGATGAAAACCTGAGGGAAGGGGGACCTGGCAactattttaaaacacaatcTTTTTGCTATAGGCAACagaaccaaacaaacaacagaaacaCATGACAAAGAACTACTCCATGAATGTAATatagaaaaggggaaaaaattcctgctgggaggCCAGccagtttttctctttgtaaataACTTCTCTTGTTGCTGCCTACTCAAACTCCCACTGCAGTTTAATATACTCAGCAGTAAAACCAACAAACCCCACGGCTTCAGGAATCACCTGTATCAGGCAAGGTACCTCATCTACAAATTACAGCCCCACTCTGGGGATGTCCAGACTCTCAAGCACATACATACCACACACTGacaaaatttctgtatttgccTTCCTTAGCCAACTGaataagaaaagcagaacaaacaccaaaccaaacactGGAGCTTGCAGCCCACTCCAACTGTCTGAATTCCCTGGTTCCTCCCTCCCAGAAACGATCACTGCAGCAAATTCCCATACTGCCATGATCCAAAGGCTTGCAAAGACCCCCAGGGCAGTGCACAGCTTAGAAAGCCTgagtgggagcagggctgcagggacttTAAGGTGAGTTTCTTCTGTCAAGGCAGGACTGAAGACTGGAAAGCCACTAATGGGGCAAACACTGCCAAGTGTTTTCTTCCCCTCAAGCGAGCCTTTAACACCTGCCAAAAAATAAAGGTTCCCTGTACAGTCACTGTAGAGCAACCACATATGAGTAAGAGTAAACAAAGAGGAGTAACTCCTAACACAACCTGTTTGTCTAGACCATCACTGACTGCATCACCTTAATGTAACATATGGTTTTATAAAATACTGCTCAAATCAGCTGGAGTTAACTATAAACTACCATCTCTACTATCACTGGCATAAggctgggaaaatatttttcaggaaaaaaaagaaccatAATAACAGCCATTGCTCATAAATGCCACTAATAGATTCTTCCTCATTTCTTCCTGAAACCTCAGTCACCTATTTGTGTAACACATTATTAAGTGGCAGCAATTCTGAATTATTAAAATGTCACCAAATGAGCACAAAATACTTCAGGAACTATTTCatgattctttaaaaatacagtatttggTTTCTTTACAGTTAAGAACCTGTTGTTCTGCTGTCTATTACAAACACATGTACTACTCcatctgtaaaatatttgtgatGTAGCAAGGAAATGCTCTGAATACATAATACCCCATCCACATCCTTTGTGGTGTGCTGACATTTACATGACTTTGTTACAAAAAGAAAGCTGGGGAAATGGAGTGGTTTACCTGCTACAGCACAGTGAGCTCTCTCCCAGACACTGCTATTATATGAAGTACCTTAAGATCTCCCCTAGCAAACACTACCCTTAAGAAAGTACTTTACTTGCAAGGTAATATAACTTCACTTACCTTTTTTCAGAGCAATGAAGTGCTCTGTGCAAAAGGACTCACTTATGCACATTCTCAAGAGACACGTGAGCTTCATGCAAGTGGGAAGTACAGAAGTgtaactgcagcagctccaaaatTTAGCAAAGTAAAATAATCTGCAAGAGATTTTTCTCCAGGCATGCATATATCAAACACCTGTACATCAAACGATGTCCTGCAGAAAAAAGGTTAAAAGCATTTCCTCACCTGCGTGGCCTAGTTCTGGGAGACATCATCTCGTTTCCAAGGATGTGGTATCGCCTGGCTTCGTGCAGCAGCTGATAGCACTCTGGGGAATTCTGAATCAGCTGGTCCACTTCCACAGTCTGAACAAAGTAGTTGGGGTGCAGGAGGGGGAGCCTGACGTGCGTCAGGAGCTCGTGGAGCACGGGCCGGCGCAGCTCGACAGCGCGGTACACCCAGCGCATCACGGCCTCGAACACCATCTCCTCCTTACTGATCACCAGCTCGTCGCTGCAGATGTAATCGATGAGCTCGTCcttg
The Oenanthe melanoleuca isolate GR-GAL-2019-014 chromosome 9, OMel1.0, whole genome shotgun sequence DNA segment above includes these coding regions:
- the KLHL24 gene encoding kelch-like protein 24 isoform X1, translated to MVLILGRRLNREESGIRDSPATKRKVFEMDPKSLSGPEFFDFSSGSSHAESILQIFNEFRDSRLFTDVIICVEGREFPCHRAVLSACSSYFRAMFCNDHRESREMLVEINGIFAEAMDCFLQYVYTGKVKITTENVQYLFETSSLFQISVLRDACAKFLEEQLDPCNCLGIQRFADTHSLKTLFTKCRNFALQTFEDVSQHEEFLELGKDELIDYICSDELVISKEEMVFEAVMRWVYRAVELRRPVLHELLTHVRLPLLHPNYFVQTVEVDQLIQNSPECYQLLHEARRYHILGNEMMSPRTRPRRSTGYSEVIVVVGGCERVGGFNLPYTECYDPVTGEWKSLAKLPEFTKSEYAVCALRNDILVSGGRINSRDVWIYNSQLNIWIRVASLNKGRWRHKMAVLLGKVYVVGGYDGQNRLSSVECYDSFSNRWTEVAPLKEAVSSPAVTSCVGKLFVIGGGPDDNTCSDKVQSYDPDTNSWLLRATIPIAKRCITAVSLNNLIYVAGGLTKAIYCYDPIEDYWMHVQNTFSRQENCGMSVCNGKIYILGGRRENGEATDTILCYDPATGIITGVAAMPRPVSYHGCVTIHRYNEKGFKL
- the KLHL24 gene encoding kelch-like protein 24 isoform X2 yields the protein MEILFLGNALLAQELPLSYPLRDSFQSCSSKKQKPVKSKYIETRKDHDFKAEQLTRVSSDGSRSTGYSEVIVVVGGCERVGGFNLPYTECYDPVTGEWKSLAKLPEFTKSEYAVCALRNDILVSGGRINSRDVWIYNSQLNIWIRVASLNKGRWRHKMAVLLGKVYVVGGYDGQNRLSSVECYDSFSNRWTEVAPLKEAVSSPAVTSCVGKLFVIGGGPDDNTCSDKVQSYDPDTNSWLLRATIPIAKRCITAVSLNNLIYVAGGLTKAIYCYDPIEDYWMHVQNTFSRQENCGMSVCNGKIYILGGRRENGEATDTILCYDPATGIITGVAAMPRPVSYHGCVTIHRYNEKGFKL